One window of the Cryptomeria japonica chromosome 7, Sugi_1.0, whole genome shotgun sequence genome contains the following:
- the LOC131060152 gene encoding high mobility group B protein 13, with product MKATVTSGGIFQRVYKNVAKLIQSGEEEVDVTALRSSLQQLKLEKERTDVLLKRRETRLSSRQTVKPFTPLLRDPLDKFLLRASGRSKKHNATFPSPYKLWFRDHWNRVKAENPNISSRDLMVILGEKWKAVSAEEKKPYEEKCESENKVHEQEKREIKALKILHEQEKQKAALDLLQQYVQYRKDADANEKSKRREKDSAKPKKAITAYIAFCNERRAALLAEMHDGREILKMLGREWKNMSREKRYPYEQIAAEAKEHYEREIEMYKQKKNEEANSIFMQEEEWRKVEREQALKLLKKKEKEDILRKGKDIQGKTVDEKKQQKEKSTDPNRPKKPPTSYILFRNETRKNLLHTRPGISSKTIDALIYIKWKELGDAERQMWKDQASSAMVQYKRKIEEYNKKME from the exons ATGAAAGCAACAGTAACTAGCGGAGGCATTTTTCAGAGAGTTTATAAGAATGTGGCGAAGCTTATTCAGTCGGGGGAGGAGGAGGTCGATGTGACGGCATTGCGGAGCAGCCTGCAACAGCTGAAGCTCGAAAAGGAGAGGACCGATGTGCTATTGAAGCGGAGGGAAACTCGCCTCAGCTCTCGTCAAACGGTTAAGCCCTTCACCCCTCTCCTG AGGGATCCTTTGGACAAGTTCCTGCTTCGTGCTTCGGGAAGATCCAAGAAGCACAATGCCACATTTCCTTCGCCATATAAACTGTGGTTCCGTGACCACTGGAATCGG GTCAAAGCTGAGAATCCAAATATTTCATCCAGGGATTTGATGGTGATATTGGGAGAAAAATGGAAGGCTGTGAGTGCAGAAGAGAAGAAACCATATGAAGAGAAATGCGAGTCTGAAAATAAA GTTCATGAGCAAGAGAAACGTGAGATTAAAGCGTTAAAGATTCTTCATGAGCAAGAGAAACAAAAGGCAGCACTTGATCTTCTGCAGCAGTATGTCCAATATAGGAAG GATGCAGATGCAAATGAAAAAAGTAAGAG GAGAGAGAAAGATTCAGCAAAGCCAAAAAAGGCAATAACTGCATATATTGCATTCTGCAATGAACGCCGTGCAGCACTTCTTGCAGAGATGCACGATGGTAGGGAG ATTTTAAAAATGTTGGGGAGGGAATGGAAGAACATGAGCAGAGAAAAGCGTTATCCATATGAACAG ATTGCTGCAGAAGCAAAAGAACATTATGAACGTGAGATAGAGATGTATAAGCAAAAGAAGAATGAG GAAGCAAATTCAATTTTCATGCAAGAGGAGGAGTGGAGAAAAGTAGAAAGAGAGCAAGCACTGAAGCttttgaagaaaaaggaaaaagaagatatACTAAGAAAGGGAAAAGATATACAAGGAAAG ACTGTAGATGAAAAGAAGCAGCAGAAAGAGAAAAGTACTGATCCTAACAGACCAAAGAAACCCCCAACATCATATATTCTTTTCAG AAATGAGACAAGGAAAAATCTACTCCATACAAGGCCTGGCATCAGCAGCAAAACCATTGATGCACTTATTTATATCAAGTGGAAG GAACTGGGAGATGCAGAAAGGCAAATGTGGAAAGATCAGGCATCAAGCGCCATGGTACAATACAAAAGGAAGATAGAAGAATACAATAAAAAAATGGAGTAG